Proteins encoded by one window of Methanocalculus alkaliphilus:
- a CDS encoding tetratricopeptide repeat protein — protein sequence MSPAGQIREIQQDRLEMLETIRSLSSEDGKEYFIDTIIQAFFLRRIETDPAFRWSICLTIASDEEGSALIRKAIGALVSMTPGEGRWLTAHPTTASDDICTLFSEATGRSPQHWQAAMRGILYTEMAYPTAFMTAPPERPSMVHPMDRTIFGLVASTSDLLSRLDEGDEEVVDLLRETITAIACDWFCNHTREEAFTILNRRYPEGGWNLLLSRWFAFEESAETCIRAGRYAVATHTIGAARAIYDQALIRTDDPALRQICYRELGLISRNLGDAERAAAEFQTALENAHAAEEAGSVPIRDELIYLCEATDRLGLSEEGDTYYQRMIRIAESLDGDVRSRLLTRIATSCRRSRRFDREYMILEELITDPDVDEAIMTRLGIMNRAMRADGTLDTGRLSSLEDSAEGDYTLIRGILAFGAFQFADAAIWFGRSTTIRPTPDSRLWYARAAWYGDEAPLNDDLLKGDLLETRIIRTLSETKNVREAARLLLEGDYGDEAYDGLLILLEAMKDEGLPAWRTGMTDLIAHAPIQPGRKTTLLWIIGKILAECGSKEGLSIYRKALKLTSDKDARSKIFSDIGYWYETAGDFSHAADAYRQAITLHPAFPGGWYGYARALAKKGEYDAAEDAINEAIRHAPGRGDLHLFYDLLTRRKEADHLPPDLRERIDEIDHQLFLQGQMVPQSLLRRYADIVGRSEIARDELLPEMVPLHEALDIRSRILMASGSEEGD from the coding sequence ATGAGTCCTGCGGGTCAGATACGAGAGATTCAACAGGATCGCCTTGAAATGCTTGAGACGATCCGATCCCTTTCATCTGAGGATGGAAAAGAGTACTTCATCGACACAATCATCCAGGCATTCTTCCTCAGGAGAATCGAGACAGACCCGGCATTCCGTTGGAGTATCTGCCTGACAATCGCTTCTGACGAAGAGGGATCAGCGCTGATCCGGAAGGCGATAGGAGCCCTCGTTTCAATGACCCCTGGAGAAGGCCGTTGGTTGACAGCGCATCCCACGACTGCATCAGATGATATCTGCACCCTCTTCTCTGAAGCCACCGGCAGATCCCCGCAGCACTGGCAGGCGGCAATGAGAGGAATACTCTATACGGAGATGGCGTACCCGACCGCTTTCATGACAGCCCCTCCGGAACGGCCTTCAATGGTGCACCCGATGGATCGGACGATCTTTGGTCTGGTGGCAAGTACTTCAGACCTCCTGAGCCGGCTGGATGAGGGGGATGAAGAGGTGGTGGATCTCCTCAGAGAGACCATCACTGCGATCGCCTGCGACTGGTTCTGCAATCATACACGGGAAGAGGCCTTCACCATCCTCAACCGCCGGTATCCTGAGGGGGGGTGGAATTTGCTTCTCAGCCGCTGGTTTGCATTTGAGGAGTCCGCAGAGACCTGTATCAGGGCAGGCAGATACGCTGTTGCGACCCATACAATCGGAGCCGCACGGGCAATCTATGACCAGGCCCTCATCCGGACAGATGATCCCGCACTACGACAGATCTGTTATCGTGAGCTGGGTCTCATCTCCCGGAATCTCGGAGATGCGGAGAGGGCCGCAGCAGAGTTTCAGACCGCACTTGAAAACGCCCATGCAGCAGAGGAAGCAGGATCTGTTCCTATCCGTGACGAGCTCATCTATCTCTGCGAGGCAACCGACCGGCTCGGTCTCTCGGAGGAGGGGGATACATACTACCAGCGCATGATACGGATTGCAGAGAGCCTTGATGGAGATGTACGAAGTCGGCTCCTCACCCGGATCGCCACCTCATGCCGCCGCTCACGGAGATTTGACCGCGAGTATATGATCCTCGAGGAGCTGATCACAGATCCCGATGTTGATGAGGCGATCATGACCCGGCTTGGTATCATGAATCGGGCGATGCGGGCCGATGGCACACTGGATACCGGGCGCCTCTCATCCCTTGAGGATAGCGCAGAAGGGGACTACACACTCATCCGTGGGATTCTTGCCTTTGGAGCCTTCCAGTTTGCCGACGCTGCCATTTGGTTTGGACGATCCACCACTATCAGACCGACCCCGGATTCACGGCTCTGGTATGCACGCGCTGCATGGTACGGAGATGAAGCCCCTCTGAATGATGATCTCCTGAAAGGGGATCTCCTTGAGACCCGTATCATCCGAACATTATCAGAGACAAAGAATGTCCGGGAGGCGGCACGGCTCCTTCTTGAAGGAGATTATGGGGATGAGGCATACGATGGTCTCCTCATTCTTCTTGAAGCGATGAAGGATGAAGGACTGCCGGCATGGCGTACCGGGATGACGGATCTCATCGCCCATGCCCCGATTCAGCCTGGAAGAAAGACGACCCTGCTCTGGATCATCGGGAAGATCCTTGCCGAGTGCGGATCAAAAGAAGGGCTATCCATCTATCGCAAGGCTCTGAAGCTGACATCGGATAAAGATGCACGATCAAAGATCTTCTCTGATATCGGGTACTGGTATGAGACAGCGGGGGATTTCAGTCATGCCGCCGATGCATACCGCCAGGCAATCACACTACATCCGGCATTCCCCGGAGGCTGGTATGGGTATGCACGCGCCCTTGCAAAAAAGGGGGAGTATGATGCTGCTGAGGACGCAATCAATGAAGCGATCCGGCACGCACCAGGGAGAGGTGACCTCCATCTCTTTTACGATCTGCTCACCAGGCGAAAGGAGGCAGATCATCTCCCACCGGATCTGAGAGAACGGATCGATGAGATCGACCACCAGCTCTTTCTCCAGGGCCAGATGGTTCCACAATCCCTCCTGAGGAGATATGCAGATATAGTGGGGAGATCTGAGATAGCCAGAGATGAACTCCTGCCGGAGATGGTACCTCTCCATGAAGCCCTTGATATCCGGAGCCGCATACTCATGGCATCAGGCAGTGAGGAGGGTGATTGA
- a CDS encoding ABC transporter substrate-binding protein has product MRDGIFFVIAALVLFLILSITGLPFDHDPDTPGDAVPVTGSYTVLVLLPLTGPDAAIGEAQVFGIRKVPLLRDEHLSLFIEDTHGDGGRALEILMDYLDTREIHGIIVSGRDVRDALLPYSEASEIPMVAIHAPVRRDEQIPGRYQISFTPSFEEEIAYLLPFLKDYRDIAVIYPATGDGEEHAAHIQSHIPDARMVVYHPEDEEFSGIIRPLLAMPPEIFIIYGDRQVPAIVSAIRSRGANPVILLWEEGGIALRKDNPDLAEGVFILAPKGGDLIILPEEEGRILPESLVLEAYDAAWTLTRRISGCGGEPSCVAGWFWERSYTGALGDVTFNERREAGYPFEIRQIRLGEAEAAGTIRPPPRILTIWIESGSTDDWFMVDLQRGVDAALSIINQKHASSLPLASGSGIPTLFDAEIAVTYDQPKEGDLLIGRMVISPDGTTVIGDGASEPFHQIGIDKEEYLGRCFDILDTNKEEKAIRLLFPAEQEDMMSRIQEAAETRGYMVSSIATYHEAGDIGDAVATIRTLPVDEPLFLSARTPGEGLLIMREFYESGSLPETIITIGDAWKSDTFIRPSLAFSDGILAGAVYTREYVGSSIAIRDINTLMVRQSGRELNDLSARAFTGVMLIADAANRSGSTDTAAIRSAITAGQMTVEYGALYEDRTEIIVMRNGVYRRYT; this is encoded by the coding sequence ATGAGAGACGGTATCTTCTTCGTCATCGCCGCCCTCGTACTCTTCCTCATCCTGAGTATCACCGGGCTTCCTTTTGATCATGATCCCGATACACCCGGCGATGCCGTACCTGTGACCGGTAGTTATACAGTGCTTGTTCTCCTTCCGCTGACCGGGCCGGATGCGGCTATCGGAGAGGCACAGGTGTTTGGGATCCGGAAGGTTCCGCTTCTGCGGGATGAGCATCTCTCCCTGTTCATCGAGGATACCCATGGAGATGGCGGGAGAGCATTAGAGATTCTGATGGACTATCTTGATACCAGAGAGATTCATGGTATCATCGTCTCAGGAAGGGATGTACGGGATGCCCTTCTGCCCTATTCCGAAGCATCAGAGATTCCGATGGTGGCAATTCATGCCCCGGTCAGGAGAGATGAACAGATACCGGGGAGATACCAGATCAGTTTCACCCCGTCATTTGAGGAGGAGATAGCATACCTGCTTCCGTTTCTAAAGGACTATCGCGATATTGCAGTCATCTATCCTGCAACCGGGGATGGAGAAGAGCATGCCGCGCATATACAGAGCCATATTCCTGATGCACGAATGGTTGTGTATCATCCGGAGGATGAGGAGTTCAGCGGGATTATCCGGCCACTCCTGGCGATGCCGCCTGAGATCTTCATCATCTATGGCGACAGGCAGGTACCGGCAATCGTCTCGGCTATCAGGAGCCGTGGTGCAAACCCCGTCATTCTCCTCTGGGAGGAGGGGGGAATCGCACTTCGGAAGGATAATCCTGATCTGGCAGAAGGGGTTTTTATTCTTGCACCGAAGGGGGGAGATCTGATCATTCTTCCTGAGGAGGAGGGCAGGATACTGCCGGAGAGTCTCGTCCTTGAGGCATATGATGCAGCATGGACACTCACACGGCGAATCTCCGGTTGTGGAGGAGAACCCTCTTGTGTCGCCGGGTGGTTCTGGGAGAGATCCTATACAGGAGCTCTCGGAGACGTAACCTTCAATGAGAGGAGGGAGGCGGGGTATCCATTTGAGATACGCCAGATACGGCTTGGCGAGGCAGAAGCTGCCGGGACGATCCGGCCACCACCCCGAATCCTGACTATATGGATAGAGAGCGGTTCTACTGATGACTGGTTCATGGTGGATCTCCAAAGAGGAGTGGATGCCGCACTATCGATCATCAACCAGAAACACGCATCATCCCTTCCTCTTGCCTCCGGCAGCGGTATTCCAACCCTCTTTGATGCAGAGATCGCTGTCACCTATGATCAGCCCAAAGAAGGAGATCTTCTGATCGGGAGGATGGTGATCTCCCCGGACGGAACGACAGTAATCGGTGATGGGGCATCCGAACCATTTCATCAGATCGGTATCGACAAAGAGGAGTATCTCGGCCGGTGCTTTGATATTCTTGACACAAACAAGGAGGAGAAAGCGATACGACTCCTCTTTCCGGCAGAGCAGGAGGATATGATGAGCCGTATTCAGGAGGCCGCAGAGACGCGCGGATATATGGTCAGCAGCATTGCCACCTATCATGAGGCCGGGGATATCGGGGATGCTGTCGCCACAATACGTACTCTGCCAGTGGACGAACCGCTCTTTCTCTCCGCACGAACCCCTGGCGAGGGGCTCCTGATCATGAGGGAGTTCTATGAGAGCGGATCTCTTCCTGAGACGATCATAACCATTGGGGATGCATGGAAGTCGGATACCTTCATCCGTCCGTCGCTCGCCTTCTCTGACGGAATCCTTGCCGGTGCAGTCTATACACGGGAATATGTTGGATCCTCGATTGCGATCCGGGATATCAACACTCTCATGGTCAGGCAGAGCGGTAGAGAGCTTAATGATCTCTCTGCCCGGGCATTCACCGGGGTGATGCTCATCGCAGATGCCGCAAATCGATCCGGAAGCACCGATACCGCCGCAATCAGATCCGCCATAACGGCCGGGCAGATGACGGTGGAGTACGGTGCCCTCTATGAAGACAGAACAGAGATTATTGTAATGAGGAACGGAGTATATCGGCGCTATACCTGA
- a CDS encoding DUF2769 domain-containing protein — MDIDRFERFAALVTDHPLILSTTERAGVILTRKEHCHCPSCPTYRDCAERAGDRAFCTIGKSRDDCISDEERGCICTRCPVYIDVGFQKSFFCTRGTEQQQRILSVLEMRDKIY, encoded by the coding sequence ATGGATATCGACAGGTTTGAACGCTTTGCCGCTCTTGTAACCGATCATCCGCTCATCCTCAGCACAACTGAGCGGGCGGGTGTTATTCTGACACGAAAAGAACACTGTCATTGCCCGTCATGCCCGACATATAGGGATTGTGCTGAGCGTGCCGGTGATCGTGCCTTCTGCACCATCGGAAAGAGCCGCGATGACTGTATCAGCGATGAGGAGAGGGGGTGTATATGCACCAGGTGCCCCGTCTACATTGATGTCGGGTTCCAAAAGTCATTCTTCTGCACCCGGGGGACAGAGCAGCAGCAGAGGATCCTCTCCGTCCTTGAGATGCGTGATAAGATATACTGA
- the cmk gene encoding (d)CMP kinase: protein MRITISGLPGSGTTSLGKALAEEFGYRYVSAGEVFRDLARERGLDLASFGRLAENDSSIDRLIDERQKEIGQQSDDIIIEGRLAGRMVDNADLRIWLIASPECRARRIADRDIQDGETAKAVTIERERSEAHRYITYYGIDISDLSWYDIVVSSETFGRGPLVTIVTTAIRELLHR from the coding sequence ATGCGGATCACGATCAGCGGACTTCCCGGGAGTGGTACCACCTCTCTTGGAAAGGCCCTTGCCGAAGAGTTCGGGTACCGATATGTCTCGGCAGGGGAGGTATTTCGCGACCTTGCCCGTGAACGGGGTCTTGATCTCGCTTCCTTTGGCAGGCTCGCTGAAAATGACAGCTCTATTGACCGCCTGATAGATGAACGGCAGAAGGAGATTGGTCAGCAGTCTGATGATATTATCATTGAGGGGCGGCTCGCCGGGAGGATGGTCGATAACGCCGATCTCAGGATCTGGCTGATCGCAAGCCCGGAATGCCGTGCGAGGAGGATTGCGGATCGGGATATCCAGGATGGTGAGACCGCAAAAGCCGTCACCATCGAACGGGAGCGGTCAGAAGCCCACCGCTATATAACCTATTATGGGATCGATATCTCTGATCTCTCCTGGTATGATATCGTCGTCAGCTCGGAGACATTTGGGCGTGGACCCCTGGTCACTATTGTTACAACCGCGATCAGGGAACTTCTCCACCGGTAA
- a CDS encoding DUF106 domain-containing protein: MKALKKYGTYIAFILAFGLMLSYAVEGVRNGIAGTIDLFIGPLSDTLGVPFFAVILFLSALTGLYASLIQKYTIDYEKMQEVQARMKDFQVKFREAQLSDDEKAIKKLEAKRDAMLQEQLAMSQQQFKPMAYIILLTVPIFFWLLYRLHEMEMSTALTMDTAIVFPFKGIIALNELAVWIIPAWILWYMICSLTVSQVIRKALNIGGI, encoded by the coding sequence ATGAAGGCCCTGAAGAAGTATGGAACATATATCGCATTCATCCTTGCATTTGGCCTGATGCTTTCATATGCGGTCGAGGGAGTTCGTAATGGTATTGCCGGGACGATTGATCTCTTCATCGGACCCCTCTCCGATACGCTCGGGGTTCCATTCTTCGCTGTCATCCTCTTTTTATCGGCTCTGACCGGACTGTACGCCTCGCTCATCCAGAAGTACACCATCGACTATGAGAAGATGCAGGAAGTACAGGCGAGGATGAAGGATTTCCAGGTGAAATTCCGGGAGGCGCAGCTCTCTGATGATGAAAAAGCCATCAAGAAGCTTGAGGCAAAGCGCGATGCAATGTTACAGGAGCAACTTGCAATGAGCCAGCAGCAGTTTAAACCGATGGCATACATCATCCTTCTGACGGTCCCTATCTTCTTCTGGCTCCTCTACCGCCTTCATGAGATGGAGATGTCAACGGCCCTGACCATGGATACGGCCATCGTCTTCCCATTTAAAGGGATCATTGCATTAAATGAGCTCGCCGTCTGGATCATCCCTGCATGGATTCTCTGGTATATGATCTGTTCACTCACCGTCAGCCAGGTAATCAGAAAAGCCCTCAATATCGGGGGCATCTGA
- a CDS encoding adenylate kinase codes for MAGKKIIITGVPGVGKTTVITQALETLKAEGMEYQSINFGSFMFEVAQAEGLVEDRDQMRRLDRREQKRLQKRAAEKMAEIDGNIIIDTHASVKTPAGYLAGLPEWVLTALMPDTIVLVETDDDQILLRRLSDATRVRDMEGAGSIREHQQMNRAFAASYAMLTGCTVSLVTNADHLLEEGVKALVEVLR; via the coding sequence ATGGCAGGAAAGAAGATCATCATCACAGGTGTCCCGGGTGTCGGTAAGACAACGGTGATCACCCAGGCTCTCGAGACCCTCAAGGCAGAGGGGATGGAGTACCAGAGTATCAACTTCGGATCATTCATGTTCGAGGTTGCACAGGCCGAAGGCCTGGTAGAGGATCGCGACCAGATGCGGCGGCTTGATAGAAGAGAACAGAAGCGTCTTCAGAAACGTGCCGCAGAGAAGATGGCCGAGATTGATGGAAACATCATCATCGACACCCATGCATCGGTGAAGACCCCGGCGGGATACCTCGCCGGCCTCCCCGAATGGGTGCTCACCGCCCTGATGCCAGATACAATTGTACTCGTTGAGACCGATGATGATCAGATCCTCCTCCGCCGTCTCTCTGACGCAACCCGTGTCAGGGATATGGAGGGGGCAGGTTCAATCCGTGAGCATCAGCAGATGAACCGTGCCTTTGCCGCATCATATGCGATGCTGACCGGGTGTACCGTCTCCCTTGTCACAAATGCCGATCATCTCCTTGAAGAGGGTGTCAAGGCCCTTGTTGAGGTTCTGCGGTAA
- the secY gene encoding preprotein translocase subunit SecY: MGELLDRMEPLLAKMPSVKAPEGHVHFKNKLLWTVAILLLYFVLTNIPVFGLAPDSMDIFQFYRALLAGESGSIVHLGIGPIVTASIILQLLKGADLIPLDTSDARGQVMYMGLQKMLIFLMIILNAAPNLVGGFLQPDPIVAATLFGGSLFAVSFLIFIQICIGGVLIFLMDEVVTKWGIGSGVGLFIVASVSQGIVNGFLNWSPVTDQYPVGFFPRLFAILFDGGNFLQYFTPNIIALITTVVIFFVIVYVESTRIEIPLAHANVRGSRARFPVKLIYASVLPMILVRVLQANIQMFGMFLSSMGITIFGRFDGLQPIDGIMYYLAPINSPEDWNWFMYDIAHAPWEILLRLGIDTIFMVVGGAIFALFWVKTAGLDSSHVARQIQNSGMHIPGYRRSPAVLERYLDRYIPRVTVIGGVFVGVLSVVANLFGVIGAVGGTGLLLAVSIVYRLYEQIASEQIMEMYPFMRTFFGKE, encoded by the coding sequence ATGGGTGAGCTGCTGGATCGAATGGAGCCTCTGCTGGCAAAGATGCCGTCAGTAAAGGCCCCGGAGGGGCATGTCCACTTTAAAAACAAGTTATTGTGGACCGTTGCTATTCTGTTATTGTATTTTGTTCTGACAAACATACCTGTCTTTGGACTTGCACCGGACTCGATGGATATCTTCCAGTTCTATCGTGCACTCCTTGCAGGGGAGAGCGGATCTATCGTCCATCTTGGGATAGGCCCGATTGTGACCGCTTCCATTATCCTCCAGCTCCTCAAAGGCGCTGATCTCATCCCGCTTGACACATCTGATGCACGCGGACAGGTCATGTACATGGGTCTGCAGAAGATGCTCATCTTCCTTATGATCATCCTCAATGCAGCTCCAAACCTTGTCGGCGGATTTCTGCAGCCGGATCCTATCGTCGCAGCGACGCTCTTTGGAGGCTCTCTCTTTGCCGTCTCATTCCTGATCTTTATTCAGATCTGTATTGGCGGTGTCCTGATCTTCCTGATGGATGAGGTCGTGACGAAATGGGGTATCGGATCAGGTGTCGGTCTCTTCATCGTTGCGAGTGTGTCACAGGGTATCGTCAACGGGTTTTTGAACTGGAGTCCGGTTACTGATCAGTATCCTGTTGGTTTCTTCCCCCGTCTCTTTGCCATACTCTTTGATGGCGGGAATTTCCTTCAGTACTTCACCCCCAATATTATCGCCCTCATCACCACGGTTGTCATCTTCTTTGTGATCGTGTATGTTGAGTCGACCAGGATTGAGATCCCTCTTGCACATGCAAATGTCAGGGGTTCACGGGCACGTTTCCCGGTGAAACTCATCTATGCAAGTGTTCTGCCAATGATCCTTGTCCGTGTCCTGCAGGCGAATATCCAGATGTTTGGCATGTTCCTCTCGAGTATGGGCATAACCATCTTCGGGCGGTTCGATGGTCTTCAGCCGATTGATGGCATCATGTACTATCTTGCTCCCATCAACTCTCCGGAAGACTGGAACTGGTTTATGTATGATATCGCCCATGCGCCATGGGAGATCTTATTGCGTCTTGGGATCGATACCATCTTCATGGTCGTCGGTGGCGCGATCTTCGCTCTCTTCTGGGTAAAGACCGCTGGCCTTGACTCAAGCCATGTCGCACGACAGATCCAGAACAGTGGAATGCATATCCCGGGATACAGGAGGAGCCCCGCAGTTCTTGAGCGGTATCTTGACCGGTACATCCCACGGGTCACTGTCATAGGTGGTGTCTTCGTCGGTGTCCTCTCGGTTGTTGCAAACCTCTTTGGTGTCATCGGGGCAGTTGGTGGTACAGGTCTCCTCCTGGCGGTCAGTATCGTCTACCGTCTCTATGAGCAGATCGCAAGCGAACAGATCATGGAGATGTATCCGTTCATGCGTACATTCTTTGGAAAGGAGTGA
- a CDS encoding uL15m family ribosomal protein yields the protein MPVNKRSKYRGSRTCGGGTHKNRRGAGNRGGRGAAGWRDHNFTRFHLLGKREGKHGFFNQTSSDLQVLDIGEIDQMLPMLVLQGIARDEDGVIVLDARDIGIEKVLGGGRVHHKMNLTAVAFSERAKGKIEELGGQALAL from the coding sequence ATGCCAGTCAATAAGCGATCAAAATACCGTGGTTCACGCACCTGTGGCGGCGGTACACATAAGAACCGTCGTGGTGCAGGAAACCGTGGTGGTCGTGGAGCCGCCGGATGGCGTGACCACAACTTCACCCGCTTCCACCTTCTTGGCAAGCGTGAAGGGAAACATGGCTTCTTCAATCAGACCTCATCCGATCTCCAGGTGCTGGATATCGGCGAGATTGATCAGATGCTCCCCATGCTTGTCCTGCAGGGGATCGCACGTGACGAGGACGGTGTCATCGTCCTTGATGCCCGTGATATCGGCATCGAGAAGGTACTTGGCGGCGGACGGGTTCATCATAAGATGAACCTTACCGCAGTGGCCTTCTCTGAACGTGCAAAAGGAAAGATCGAAGAGCTCGGTGGCCAGGCTCTGGCCCTCTGA
- a CDS encoding 50S ribosomal protein L30, protein MYAVVQVRGTVNTRHEIKETLKMLRLHHINHCVFVPETPEYLGMIRKVKDFIAYGEVDAETLETILRTRGRLTGNKPLTDEYLKSASTYGSVTELAEALANGEVKLKDIPELKPVLRMHPPRKGYKTIKRTFNQGGALGYYGREINSLLYKMR, encoded by the coding sequence ATGTATGCAGTTGTGCAGGTACGTGGCACAGTAAATACCCGCCACGAGATCAAGGAGACACTCAAAATGCTCCGTCTCCATCATATCAACCATTGTGTCTTCGTTCCGGAGACCCCGGAATACCTTGGGATGATCCGCAAGGTGAAGGACTTTATCGCCTATGGCGAGGTCGATGCAGAGACACTTGAGACGATTCTCAGGACCCGGGGACGGCTGACAGGAAACAAGCCTCTCACCGATGAGTACCTGAAGAGCGCCTCGACCTATGGATCTGTTACAGAACTTGCAGAGGCACTTGCAAACGGTGAGGTCAAACTTAAGGATATCCCTGAGCTGAAGCCTGTCCTGCGGATGCACCCTCCAAGGAAGGGATATAAGACCATCAAACGGACCTTTAACCAGGGCGGAGCGCTCGGTTATTATGGTAGGGAGATCAATTCCCTTCTGTATAAGATGAGGTGA
- a CDS encoding 30S ribosomal protein S5 — translation MAYERVEWVPATGLGRAVAAGEFSSLEEVLSSGRPIKEAGIIDAFLPDLSDEVLSIDMMQRMTDSGRRIKFRAVVVVGNRDGYIGYGQGKDVQVGAAILKAITNAKLNIIKVRRGCGSWECGCGNPHSTPMLVEGKAGSVRVTLRPAPKGIGLVTGEIGKKVLDLAGIRDVWVMTKGNTRTTLNYAKATYDALKETNMVRIGGGHH, via the coding sequence ATGGCATATGAACGTGTAGAATGGGTCCCTGCCACCGGCCTTGGACGAGCAGTCGCAGCAGGGGAGTTCTCATCCCTTGAAGAGGTGCTCTCAAGCGGCCGCCCGATCAAAGAGGCAGGTATCATCGATGCCTTCCTCCCCGACCTCAGTGATGAGGTACTCTCCATCGATATGATGCAGAGGATGACCGACTCCGGGAGAAGGATCAAGTTCCGGGCAGTCGTTGTCGTTGGAAACCGCGACGGATACATCGGGTATGGTCAGGGCAAGGATGTTCAGGTCGGCGCTGCGATCCTTAAAGCGATCACAAATGCCAAACTGAACATCATTAAGGTACGAAGAGGATGCGGAAGCTGGGAATGTGGCTGTGGAAACCCACACTCAACACCGATGCTCGTTGAAGGAAAGGCAGGCAGTGTGCGGGTAACCCTCAGGCCTGCACCAAAAGGTATCGGCCTTGTCACTGGTGAGATCGGGAAGAAGGTTCTTGATCTTGCCGGTATCAGGGATGTCTGGGTCATGACCAAAGGAAATACCCGGACAACCTTAAATTATGCAAAGGCAACCTATGATGCCCTGAAAGAGACAAACATGGTTCGTATCGGAGGAGGGCACCACTGA
- a CDS encoding 50S ribosomal protein L18: MATGARYFVPFRRRKEGRTDYYQRLRLIISRRPRLVVRKTSRQIIVQLVIAEMTGDRTLVQATSNELKKFGYTGYPGNTPAAYLTGMLCAVRAQNAGYEGGILDIGLNRATKGARVFAVLKGAVEAGFDIPHGEDILPDDDRVKGMHIAAYAPERAGGLAGNVEEVADAIMKELE; the protein is encoded by the coding sequence ATGGCGACAGGTGCACGATATTTCGTCCCCTTCCGGCGAAGGAAGGAGGGCAGGACAGACTACTACCAGCGTCTTCGCCTTATCATCTCCAGAAGGCCAAGGCTTGTTGTCAGAAAGACGTCCCGCCAGATCATCGTTCAGCTTGTCATTGCTGAGATGACCGGGGACAGGACACTTGTTCAGGCAACCAGCAATGAACTGAAAAAATTCGGATACACCGGATATCCTGGCAACACCCCTGCGGCTTACCTGACAGGGATGCTCTGTGCAGTCCGTGCCCAGAATGCAGGGTATGAAGGTGGAATCCTTGATATTGGTCTGAACCGGGCGACGAAGGGAGCCCGTGTCTTTGCAGTGCTGAAAGGGGCTGTTGAAGCCGGCTTTGACATCCCGCACGGTGAGGATATTCTCCCTGACGATGATCGGGTGAAAGGCATGCATATCGCTGCATATGCCCCGGAGAGGGCAGGCGGCCTTGCTGGTAATGTGGAAGAGGTGGCAGACGCCATTATGAAGGAGCTTGAGTAA
- a CDS encoding 50S ribosomal protein L19e: MSDLSTQKRIAAAVLKCGENRVWFDPEQLGDIESAVSREDIRGLIDEGAIRAHQKKGVSRGRARLRIAKRSYGHCKGHGRRRGAQGARTPSKRVWIQRIRALRATLREMRDTGVIDASVYRRFYRRAAGGQFRSVSHLKQNIEQQIGKVN; encoded by the coding sequence ATGAGTGATCTCAGCACACAGAAGCGGATAGCAGCGGCAGTCCTCAAATGCGGAGAGAACAGGGTCTGGTTTGATCCTGAACAGCTCGGTGATATCGAGTCTGCAGTCTCACGCGAGGATATCCGTGGGCTCATCGACGAGGGGGCAATCAGGGCGCACCAGAAGAAGGGTGTCAGCCGTGGACGTGCCCGGCTCAGAATCGCAAAGCGTTCCTATGGCCACTGTAAAGGCCATGGTCGGAGGAGAGGTGCACAGGGTGCCCGAACCCCGTCCAAGAGGGTATGGATTCAGAGGATCCGGGCACTTCGTGCAACCCTTCGCGAGATGCGCGATACCGGTGTCATCGACGCCTCAGTCTACCGGAGATTCTATCGCCGGGCTGCAGGTGGTCAGTTCCGGAGTGTCTCGCATTTAAAGCAGAATATTGAACAGCAGATTGGAAAGGTGAACTGA
- a CDS encoding 50S ribosomal protein L32e codes for MVGIKKLISDRTAKRGSFKRQCLHAKAKLKDVWRRPRGGQSKQRKQYKAKGRIPAPGFAGPVAVRGYHPCGLPETLVQTPSALAALDPKATAIRIGGTVGTKKRMVIQAQALEAGFKVLNLRAVVVEEAAADDEVADDE; via the coding sequence ATGGTTGGTATCAAGAAGCTGATTTCTGATCGCACCGCAAAGAGGGGATCATTCAAACGCCAGTGCCTTCACGCAAAGGCAAAGCTGAAGGATGTCTGGCGGAGACCCCGTGGTGGTCAGAGCAAACAGCGCAAGCAATACAAAGCAAAGGGCCGGATTCCGGCACCTGGATTTGCAGGACCGGTTGCTGTCAGAGGGTATCACCCGTGCGGGCTCCCGGAGACTCTGGTACAGACTCCATCGGCACTCGCAGCCCTTGACCCAAAGGCCACAGCGATTCGGATCGGTGGCACAGTCGGAACGAAGAAGCGGATGGTTATTCAGGCACAGGCCCTTGAGGCAGGATTCAAGGTTCTTAACCTGAGGGCAGTTGTCGTTGAAGAGGCCGCGGCAGATGACGAGGTGGCTGACGATGAGTGA